From one Candidatus Bathyanammoxibius amoris genomic stretch:
- a CDS encoding molybdopterin oxidoreductase family protein has protein sequence MKNALGEKVIACVCPLDCPDTCGILAHVKDGRLIKIEGNPKHPDTRGFLCPKITKNYPARVYSPERLLHPMKRTGPKGNGQFERIGWDEAADTIAANFKKIISEDGPEAILPFYGSGTLGIVQGKLAGKRFFNRLGTLQLDRTICTKAGRIGYLYTMGSSEGADPRGLPHSRLVISWGTNTFATNVHQLPLLSKARRQGAKYVVINPFRVRGAEVADMFIQPRPGSDAALALGMMHVIIREEIYDKDFVDKNTFGFGMLCQRVEDYPPEKVEKLTGVGAEEIIALARLYARETPSFIYTGSGMQHYTNGGMTVRTISCLPALVGAWGRPGGGMFFPTSTVFPVSWDELEGNELRPGSGPPSCFNMNRLGDMLLDDKPAIRALYVFNANPRAVLFNQNKLVEAMNRKDLFVVVHEQILTDTARHADILLPATTQFEQVDLHASFFHLNLKLSRQAIDPPGECRSNLDTFNVLAGALGFTERCFSQSGWDVIEEVLSLDHPALQGITTDRLKSEDGYVPVNMPGTAPGQPYVPYIDGTFHNPSGKIEFYSDRMKADGYDPLPAYVPLREGPETTPELNERYPLHFITPSANSLLNSNLSDSPYTQQVEKGPTVTLHPEDATTRGISTGDKVRVFNDRGTCLLWARVEEKVRPGVAVSLGQWWSTRCPGGANTNHTTPDYIADMGGGSAFNTNLVQVEKA, from the coding sequence ATGAAAAACGCCTTGGGAGAAAAAGTCATTGCATGTGTGTGTCCACTGGACTGCCCCGACACATGCGGCATCCTGGCCCACGTGAAAGACGGCCGCCTTATAAAGATAGAGGGCAATCCGAAGCACCCCGACACCAGAGGGTTCCTCTGCCCGAAGATAACAAAAAACTACCCTGCGAGGGTCTACAGCCCCGAGCGGCTCCTCCATCCAATGAAAAGGACCGGGCCAAAAGGCAACGGCCAATTTGAGCGGATAGGCTGGGATGAAGCGGCCGACACCATCGCCGCCAATTTTAAAAAGATAATCTCGGAAGACGGCCCTGAGGCGATACTGCCCTTTTACGGTTCCGGCACACTTGGTATTGTACAGGGCAAGCTCGCGGGTAAACGCTTTTTCAACCGTCTTGGGACCCTGCAGCTGGACCGTACTATCTGCACCAAGGCCGGCCGCATAGGCTACCTGTACACCATGGGCTCTTCAGAGGGCGCCGACCCCAGGGGGCTGCCACACTCAAGACTCGTCATATCCTGGGGCACAAACACTTTTGCCACCAATGTCCACCAGCTGCCCCTGCTCAGTAAGGCCCGGAGACAAGGGGCTAAATACGTGGTAATAAACCCCTTCCGGGTAAGGGGGGCCGAAGTGGCCGACATGTTCATCCAACCCCGTCCGGGGAGTGACGCGGCCCTTGCCCTCGGTATGATGCACGTAATTATCAGGGAAGAAATCTATGACAAGGACTTTGTGGACAAAAACACCTTTGGCTTCGGTATGTTGTGCCAGAGGGTGGAGGACTATCCGCCTGAAAAGGTGGAAAAACTCACTGGCGTCGGGGCAGAGGAGATAATTGCGCTTGCGAGGCTGTACGCCCGGGAAACGCCGTCTTTTATCTACACAGGTTCGGGCATGCAACACTATACGAACGGTGGGATGACGGTGCGCACCATTTCCTGCCTGCCGGCGCTGGTGGGTGCGTGGGGCCGTCCCGGCGGCGGAATGTTTTTTCCAACAAGCACCGTATTCCCGGTAAGCTGGGACGAACTGGAAGGCAACGAGCTGAGGCCCGGTTCCGGCCCGCCGTCCTGTTTCAATATGAACCGCCTGGGTGACATGCTGCTGGACGACAAACCGGCCATACGCGCCTTATACGTGTTTAACGCCAATCCCCGGGCGGTCCTCTTCAACCAGAACAAACTTGTTGAAGCCATGAACAGGAAGGATTTGTTTGTCGTCGTGCACGAGCAAATCCTGACCGACACGGCGCGCCACGCCGATATATTACTCCCCGCCACCACGCAATTTGAGCAGGTTGACCTGCACGCCTCTTTCTTCCACCTGAACCTCAAACTCAGCCGGCAGGCAATAGACCCCCCCGGAGAATGCCGGTCTAATCTGGATACGTTCAACGTGCTGGCCGGGGCACTCGGCTTTACGGAAAGATGTTTCAGCCAGTCGGGTTGGGACGTTATAGAAGAGGTCTTGAGCCTCGACCACCCCGCCCTTCAGGGCATTACGACTGACCGTCTCAAGTCTGAGGACGGATACGTACCCGTTAACATGCCGGGCACGGCACCGGGGCAACCTTACGTGCCGTATATTGACGGGACGTTTCATAACCCGTCCGGCAAGATAGAATTTTATTCCGATAGGATGAAGGCGGACGGTTACGACCCGCTGCCCGCTTACGTACCTCTCCGTGAGGGACCGGAGACCACGCCCGAACTTAACGAGCGCTATCCCCTGCACTTTATTACTCCATCAGCTAATTCATTGCTAAACTCAAACCTCTCAGACAGCCCTTATACACAACAGGTTGAAAAGGGGCCCACCGTGACACTGCACCCGGAAGACGCAACCACAAGGGGCATTAGCACCGGGGACAAGGTGAGGGTGTTTAATGACCGGGGGACGTGTCTTCTATGGGCCCGAGTAGAAGAAAAGGTAAGGCCCGGCGTAGCCGTCAGCCTGGGTCAGTGGTGGAGCACAAGATGCCCCGGCGGCGCCAACACAAATCACACCACACCCGACTACATTGCAGACATGGGCGGCGGTTCCGCCTTCAACACCAACCTCGTGCAGGTGGAAAAGGCATAA
- a CDS encoding CDP-alcohol phosphatidyltransferase family protein, whose amino-acid sequence MINVALVLVTDPQRSLEDHAGLPLLKRTVLAAQKGGVEEFIVTAPKNSEEDLKRLFSGDDRICSRINWHGHENGDLPDRLKGTSSEPIMIIKAESVFDSNIVEKMYRPRLDDAAACVAVRNTAGATGPGHHTLKLDGDVVVDCNVPDASFQTAGLMLAKHDAIKALATSVANGHTDLYDLVKGLLGTGKVRTVDVTNELCMEITSQETMRESREKLFDRLGLTTDGPFSVHVSRKLSRVVSSVLVRLPITPNQVTLFGFFMGVVACWFFLQGRYWYSVAGAAVFYASIVLDLSDGEVARLKFMSSRYGGWFDSICDSVVFGGILLSAALAIHRDAHMSNVLAVGAVAAGVVLICSNLDFYLHFLEADREKNQPISTMRIVANEDNFFLSLLGFTVLNKLLLYLWIVAAGTSVYLLVLIWELIVFKPSGRKAA is encoded by the coding sequence GAATTCATCGTAACCGCCCCGAAAAATTCGGAGGAAGACCTCAAGAGACTTTTCTCGGGAGACGACAGGATATGTTCCCGCATAAACTGGCATGGACATGAAAACGGCGACCTCCCTGACAGACTTAAAGGCACATCATCCGAACCCATTATGATAATCAAGGCGGAGTCCGTCTTTGACTCAAATATTGTCGAAAAGATGTACCGGCCGCGACTCGATGATGCCGCGGCCTGCGTAGCCGTACGCAATACTGCAGGAGCAACCGGACCGGGGCATCACACCCTGAAGCTGGATGGTGATGTTGTAGTTGACTGTAACGTCCCAGACGCTTCATTTCAGACGGCAGGACTTATGCTGGCAAAGCACGACGCAATAAAAGCCCTCGCAACCAGCGTTGCAAACGGCCACACAGACCTCTATGACCTTGTAAAGGGTCTGCTCGGCACGGGAAAGGTCAGGACCGTTGACGTCACAAACGAGTTGTGCATGGAGATTACGTCACAAGAGACCATGCGCGAATCCAGGGAAAAATTGTTTGACCGTCTGGGTCTCACGACAGATGGCCCCTTCTCCGTCCATGTCAGCCGAAAACTCTCGAGAGTGGTCAGCAGTGTACTGGTAAGATTACCCATAACGCCTAACCAGGTCACCCTCTTTGGCTTCTTTATGGGCGTTGTGGCCTGCTGGTTCTTTTTGCAAGGCAGATACTGGTACTCTGTGGCCGGGGCCGCTGTATTCTACGCATCAATCGTTTTAGACCTCTCTGACGGCGAGGTCGCCAGGTTAAAGTTTATGTCCTCAAGGTATGGTGGATGGTTTGATTCAATATGCGACAGCGTTGTCTTCGGCGGCATCCTCCTCTCTGCGGCACTGGCAATACACAGAGACGCCCACATGTCAAACGTTCTCGCCGTTGGGGCCGTGGCTGCTGGCGTAGTGCTTATCTGCTCCAACCTCGACTTTTACCTCCATTTCCTTGAAGCAGACCGTGAAAAAAACCAGCCAATCTCCACGATGCGGATAGTCGCAAATGAGGACAACTTTTTCCTCTCACTACTGGGCTTTACGGTCTTAAACAAGCTGTTATTGTACCTCTGGATAGTGGCTGCCGGTACAAGTGTGTACCTCCTGGTGTTAATCTGGGAATTAATAGTCTTCAAGCCCTCCGGTAGAAAGGCAGCGTGA